From the Candidatus Peribacteria bacterium genome, one window contains:
- a CDS encoding HPF/RaiA family ribosome-associated protein, which translates to MQIEHFEKGLTYTDKELLAVARKIGKLATYCSRLKDESSVIRVEAERRDTKKENDMIKVMITIELPKKQFRAESRKKGVVEAFDRAAEKIEPQLIRYKEMRSQKGRVRKARTERNRSLAA; encoded by the coding sequence ATGCAGATCGAACACTTTGAAAAAGGGCTTACGTATACGGATAAGGAATTACTGGCTGTTGCCAGAAAAATCGGCAAATTGGCTACATATTGCAGCCGTTTAAAGGATGAATCGTCCGTTATCCGCGTGGAAGCGGAGCGGCGGGATACAAAGAAGGAAAATGACATGATTAAAGTCATGATCACCATTGAACTGCCGAAAAAGCAGTTCCGTGCAGAATCCCGCAAAAAAGGAGTGGTGGAGGCGTTTGACCGTGCGGCGGAAAAAATTGAGCCGCAGCTTATCCGATACAAAGAAATGCGCAGTCAGAAAGGTCGTGTCCGTAAAGCACGCACTGAGCGCAATCGTTCCCTTGCCGCTTAA
- a CDS encoding 50S ribosomal protein L25 yields MSNSVALKASARVHGANVKDLRKAGQIPVVVYGNKVENTLLQVEEMLLKKAHMKAGESTLVELDVEGKKIPVLFHSVDLDPVSDRMIHVDFYAVDMKKEVEAEVQIRFENESPAVKDGAILVTASHTVMVQALPAKLPHDLAIDLSKLADMGGTLTAADLIIPDGVTLISDPETVIVIAQEPRAEVVEEVAPAADAAAAGATPAAEGAAAPAEGEKKE; encoded by the coding sequence ATGTCCAACTCCGTCGCCCTCAAAGCATCCGCCCGCGTCCACGGCGCCAACGTGAAAGATCTCCGCAAGGCAGGTCAGATTCCCGTTGTGGTCTACGGAAACAAAGTGGAGAACACCCTGCTCCAGGTTGAAGAAATGCTTTTGAAGAAAGCGCACATGAAGGCAGGTGAAAGCACACTCGTGGAGCTTGATGTAGAAGGAAAGAAGATCCCTGTACTCTTCCATTCCGTTGATCTTGATCCGGTCTCCGACCGTATGATCCACGTCGACTTCTACGCGGTCGACATGAAGAAGGAAGTGGAAGCTGAAGTGCAGATCCGTTTCGAAAACGAATCCCCTGCTGTAAAGGACGGCGCTATCCTCGTGACCGCTTCCCACACAGTGATGGTGCAGGCTCTTCCTGCCAAACTCCCGCACGATCTCGCAATCGATTTGAGCAAGCTCGCAGACATGGGTGGAACACTCACCGCTGCCGATCTTATCATCCCGGATGGTGTGACCCTCATTTCCGATCCAGAAACAGTGATCGTCATCGCTCAGGAACCGCGCGCTGAAGTAGTGGAAGAAGTGGCTCCAGCCGCTGATGCCGCTGCCGCAGGTGCAACACCGGCTGCTGAAGGTGCTGCTGCTCCTGCTGAAGGCGAAAAGAAGGAATAA
- a CDS encoding DUF1704 domain-containing protein, whose product MFPFVSNKGILGLNARNLLYIKPYNPRKAVALADDKLKTKAFLAARGVPVAKIYARIESRDQLRAFDFKSLPDECVLKPNNGFGGEGIIILKGRKNGQFLEQGKQPISDEKLREHIEDILDGKFSINGREDTAFFEKILVTDRCFAPFHPAGLPDIRIVVFNLVPVMAMLRIPTVESGGKANVHQGGIGIGIDLSKGTTTYATQYNKIIHRLPHGGSPSGIAIPGWEEILLIASRIQYNTNIGYLAVDLTIDADMGPALLEVNARAGLMVQIANLAPLRARLERVAGIDVNTPEKGVRLAQDLFGQKKRASHQELSEDDRPVLGTHEMISIAGIGATVDVPALLSAEHERTVFSSSLLTELQSIDGAIKLETEEEGYRVKFALGGRKIQTIARIGDVPSDVRAIVGRRDLSGFLIDPVKTQSPVASGGVKEDLRAIDRFLASVDHDLLLLKYVKPENLFEERARAVEDRRYNPIFQYAPVQVDMNDIEGRLIALSPDDSALGLLLRKKRRELLQRITVLRSRGNARAFTDACSAMYGQPTSVLLSAATSVLRSQQACDLPRPENMLTAEQVVPMLEEVLSKYGLHDWRVDIRDSVVARITVGSQSVYLRRDAMFPKEDIQGLIAHEIETHALTSENGSHQPFELFRRGFAQYMDTQEGLAVYNQNRFLSPHHEKRYGPARNILGTAFALEHSFADTRRYLQEELGYDADKALTKAIDMKRGIVHTAEPGGFTRGIVYFRGLRAIEHFIAAGGDLRRLYVGKIALEDLDLLKDIPGMKEPLILPEFLREDVQEIGKKKRTKKA is encoded by the coding sequence ATGTTCCCCTTCGTTTCCAACAAAGGCATCCTTGGTTTGAACGCCCGCAACCTGCTCTACATCAAGCCATATAATCCGCGAAAAGCGGTGGCGCTTGCGGATGACAAGCTCAAAACAAAAGCGTTCCTTGCAGCGCGCGGTGTGCCGGTTGCGAAGATTTATGCACGCATTGAAAGCCGTGATCAGCTCCGTGCATTTGATTTTAAAAGTCTGCCCGATGAGTGTGTACTGAAGCCGAATAACGGGTTTGGTGGAGAAGGAATTATTATCCTGAAAGGCCGTAAAAACGGTCAGTTTCTGGAGCAGGGGAAACAGCCCATCAGCGATGAGAAACTACGGGAGCATATTGAAGATATTCTGGACGGAAAGTTTTCTATCAATGGACGTGAGGACACAGCTTTTTTCGAAAAAATCCTTGTGACAGACCGCTGCTTTGCGCCGTTCCACCCGGCAGGACTTCCGGATATCCGCATTGTGGTCTTCAACCTTGTCCCGGTGATGGCGATGCTTCGCATCCCGACAGTGGAGAGCGGTGGTAAGGCAAACGTGCATCAGGGTGGAATCGGTATTGGCATCGATCTGTCCAAAGGCACCACCACCTACGCAACGCAGTACAACAAGATCATTCACCGGTTGCCGCACGGAGGCAGTCCGTCGGGGATTGCGATTCCGGGATGGGAGGAGATTCTCCTCATTGCGTCACGCATCCAGTACAACACGAACATCGGCTATCTGGCGGTTGACCTCACTATTGATGCCGATATGGGACCTGCTTTGCTCGAAGTGAATGCCCGTGCCGGTCTCATGGTGCAGATTGCGAATCTTGCGCCACTGCGCGCGCGCCTGGAGCGTGTTGCCGGTATTGATGTGAATACTCCTGAAAAAGGCGTGCGTCTTGCGCAGGATCTTTTTGGACAGAAGAAGCGTGCGTCACATCAGGAATTATCCGAGGACGACAGGCCCGTGCTTGGCACCCATGAAATGATTTCGATTGCCGGTATCGGCGCGACCGTCGATGTGCCGGCATTGCTCTCTGCAGAGCATGAACGCACTGTATTTTCATCCAGCCTCTTAACCGAACTCCAGAGCATTGATGGTGCCATCAAGCTGGAAACAGAAGAAGAGGGCTACCGTGTGAAATTCGCATTGGGCGGCCGCAAAATCCAGACTATTGCACGCATTGGAGATGTGCCGTCAGACGTTCGTGCCATTGTCGGACGACGTGATTTGTCCGGTTTCCTGATTGATCCCGTGAAGACCCAGTCTCCCGTTGCCTCCGGCGGCGTGAAGGAAGATCTGCGTGCCATCGACCGGTTTCTGGCAAGCGTGGATCACGATCTATTGCTGCTCAAATATGTGAAACCCGAGAACTTGTTTGAGGAGCGTGCACGTGCAGTCGAAGATAGACGCTATAACCCGATCTTCCAGTACGCACCTGTTCAGGTGGATATGAATGATATTGAAGGCCGTCTGATTGCACTCTCTCCGGATGATTCCGCACTGGGATTACTGCTCCGCAAAAAGCGCCGCGAACTTCTGCAGCGCATTACTGTCCTGCGATCAAGAGGGAATGCCAGAGCCTTCACAGATGCCTGCAGCGCAATGTACGGCCAGCCGACGTCGGTTCTGCTGTCTGCGGCGACATCGGTCCTCAGAAGCCAGCAGGCGTGTGATTTGCCCCGTCCGGAAAACATGCTCACGGCCGAACAGGTGGTACCCATGCTCGAAGAGGTGCTCAGCAAGTACGGATTGCATGACTGGCGCGTGGACATCCGTGACAGTGTCGTTGCGCGCATAACGGTCGGCAGTCAGTCTGTGTACCTGCGCCGCGATGCCATGTTCCCGAAAGAAGACATTCAGGGGCTCATCGCCCATGAAATTGAGACACATGCACTTACGTCTGAAAACGGCAGCCATCAGCCTTTTGAACTCTTCCGTCGCGGTTTTGCGCAGTACATGGATACGCAGGAAGGTCTCGCGGTCTATAACCAGAACCGTTTCCTCTCTCCGCATCACGAAAAGCGCTACGGCCCGGCCCGCAATATTCTGGGGACGGCATTCGCTCTTGAACATTCCTTCGCCGATACCCGCCGGTACCTGCAGGAAGAACTCGGGTACGACGCAGACAAGGCGCTGACCAAGGCGATCGACATGAAGCGCGGTATTGTGCATACAGCCGAACCCGGCGGTTTCACACGTGGCATTGTCTATTTCCGCGGTCTGCGTGCCATTGAACATTTCATTGCAGCAGGAGGGGATCTGCGCCGACTGTACGTCGGCAAAATCGCTCTCGAAGATCTGGATCTCCTTAAAGATATTCCCGGCATGAAAGAGCCTCTCATCCTTCCGGAATTCCTGCGGGAGGATGTACAGGAGATTGGGAAAAAGAAGAGGACGAAGAAAGCCTAA
- a CDS encoding undecaprenyl-diphosphate phosphatase — protein sequence MTVLHALLLGIVEGFSEFLPISSTAHLILTSALLKLEQTEFLKTFEVVIQLGAILSVVVVYWRSLLIRKDVMLRIIVAFIPTAIIGFLLERIIRNVLFENIPTILWSLFIGGLILIAFEKLHQSSLSELRPTSKPSPKDVADMSTMSYKQAFLVGLCQALAVVPGVSRSGATIVGGMLFGISRKAIVDFSFVLAVPTMLAATVLSMVKHSDEMSFDQSGLLAIGFVTSFIVALISIKWLLGYVKKHTFVAFGVYRIVIALVFWTLLF from the coding sequence ATGACTGTACTCCACGCTTTGCTTCTCGGAATTGTCGAAGGTTTTTCGGAATTTTTGCCGATCAGTTCCACCGCGCATCTCATTCTCACATCCGCTCTTTTAAAACTGGAGCAGACGGAGTTTTTGAAAACCTTTGAAGTGGTGATTCAGCTCGGTGCCATCCTTTCCGTAGTTGTTGTCTACTGGCGATCACTGCTTATCCGCAAAGATGTGATGCTCAGAATCATCGTCGCATTTATTCCAACCGCCATCATCGGCTTTTTGCTGGAGCGCATTATCCGCAATGTTCTCTTTGAAAATATCCCAACCATTCTCTGGTCGCTGTTCATTGGTGGATTGATTCTCATCGCCTTTGAAAAGCTTCATCAGTCTTCGCTCTCTGAGCTACGCCCGACAAGTAAACCATCACCGAAAGATGTCGCCGATATGAGCACCATGAGTTACAAACAAGCGTTCCTTGTCGGACTCTGTCAGGCGCTTGCCGTAGTCCCGGGTGTCTCCCGGAGCGGCGCCACGATTGTTGGCGGTATGCTCTTTGGTATCAGCCGCAAAGCTATCGTTGATTTCTCGTTCGTGCTTGCTGTCCCGACCATGCTTGCGGCGACGGTTCTGTCGATGGTGAAGCACAGCGATGAGATGTCGTTTGATCAGTCGGGATTACTGGCAATTGGGTTTGTCACATCATTCATCGTCGCACTCATCAGCATCAAGTGGTTGCTCGGGTACGTGAAGAAGCATACGTTTGTGGCGTTTGGGGTGTATAGGATTGTGATCGCGCTGGTGTTCTGGACTCTTCTTTTTTAG
- a CDS encoding LCP family protein produces the protein MTTPQDSASFTVFPLLGRIVALTLAAFAIFLFLLTLIVTISPLRVAAMRGVLMVAGAAPPQDSYGFTNILLLGVGDKNHDGADLTDTMMIASIDPGTRSAVLLSIPRDLYLTGNKNTPDGRINTLYFFAKQALKRKDKTLSDKDLSRLALQAVGEEMGEKLGVEVHGVVKADFTAFVNTVDALGGVDVDVAKKIMDYSYPVGENEVGLFELDAGLQHLDGETALRFARSRHGSTDFDRSARQQQLLQALSAKVQTMSRLEQISSVSALLKNVVNHLDTTFTTQELLGITQIGSELSMENLIRMQVNYNAGGDYIPAQAGGFVYAPDPALYEGASVLVPTVLPTDKTGWGQMRTFAGFLVYQRALYLSKAEVQVVNVSATALAANRLENELRRYGFRVGEAPKPPKTTGKTQTVNVPASFIIFTNSVDKQMAGFFGGLLNMDVSQQSPTDATATGSIVRIVLGKDFKYQPFQTLVGTGAALQ, from the coding sequence ATGACGACACCCCAGGATTCCGCATCGTTTACTGTGTTTCCGCTTCTTGGCCGGATCGTTGCGCTGACGCTTGCCGCGTTTGCCATCTTTCTGTTCCTACTGACACTGATAGTGACCATTAGCCCCCTGAGAGTCGCCGCCATGCGCGGCGTGTTGATGGTAGCCGGAGCGGCACCTCCTCAGGATTCATACGGATTTACAAACATTCTTCTGCTTGGAGTCGGAGACAAAAATCATGACGGTGCCGACCTGACAGATACGATGATGATTGCGAGCATTGATCCCGGAACACGGAGTGCGGTCCTGCTCAGTATTCCGCGTGACCTCTACCTCACCGGCAATAAAAATACTCCAGACGGTCGTATCAATACGCTCTACTTTTTTGCGAAACAGGCACTCAAGAGAAAAGACAAAACATTGAGCGACAAAGATCTCTCTCGCCTGGCATTGCAGGCTGTGGGAGAGGAGATGGGGGAGAAGCTTGGAGTAGAGGTGCACGGTGTGGTGAAGGCGGACTTCACGGCATTTGTGAATACCGTTGATGCGCTTGGCGGAGTTGATGTGGACGTGGCGAAAAAGATTATGGACTACTCGTATCCCGTCGGGGAAAACGAAGTGGGACTGTTTGAGCTTGATGCCGGACTGCAGCACCTGGATGGTGAGACCGCTCTCCGTTTTGCCCGTAGCCGTCACGGTAGTACAGACTTCGACCGTTCCGCACGCCAGCAGCAGTTGTTGCAGGCACTCTCCGCAAAGGTGCAGACGATGAGTCGCCTTGAGCAGATCAGTTCTGTTTCTGCTCTTTTGAAGAATGTCGTGAATCATCTCGACACAACGTTTACTACACAGGAACTGCTTGGCATCACGCAGATCGGGTCTGAGCTTTCCATGGAGAATCTGATACGCATGCAGGTGAATTACAATGCCGGTGGTGACTACATTCCGGCACAGGCCGGAGGATTTGTGTATGCCCCGGATCCTGCGCTGTATGAAGGCGCGAGTGTGCTGGTGCCGACGGTGCTTCCGACTGACAAAACCGGTTGGGGGCAGATGCGCACGTTTGCCGGATTCCTTGTCTACCAGCGCGCCCTTTACCTCAGCAAAGCAGAAGTGCAGGTGGTGAATGTTTCTGCCACTGCCCTTGCAGCAAACCGCCTGGAGAACGAGCTCCGTCGCTACGGCTTTAGGGTTGGTGAGGCACCGAAGCCGCCGAAAACAACCGGCAAAACACAGACCGTCAATGTGCCTGCATCATTTATCATCTTCACGAACAGCGTCGACAAGCAGATGGCAGGGTTCTTTGGCGGACTCCTCAACATGGATGTCTCCCAGCAGAGCCCGACTGATGCGACCGCGACCGGCAGCATTGTGCGGATTGTGCTTGGAAAAGATTTCAAATATCAGCCGTTCCAGACATTGGTTGGAACAGGCGCCGCTTTGCAGTAA
- a CDS encoding ABC transporter permease yields MGTIYILWLRQLKRYVRSKSRIIGSLGQPLLFLLALGYGLGPVFEQAGQGSYVQFIAPGVISMSVLFMAVFGGIEIIWDRQFGFLKETLVAPVPRWQIMLGRTLGGATVAVIQGLIIFVITIIAGFRPESWALLPLAFLFITLLALLFTAMGTAIACLLEDMQAFPIIMNFLVMPIFFLSGAIFPLSNLPGPIAILTKINPLSYGVDGLRGALTGALEFSYSLDITVLVVVTAIILAIGTWLFSRIQV; encoded by the coding sequence ATGGGTACCATCTACATCCTCTGGCTCCGGCAACTCAAACGCTACGTCCGCTCGAAGTCGCGCATTATAGGATCTCTCGGTCAGCCGCTCCTCTTCCTGCTCGCACTCGGCTACGGCTTGGGCCCTGTCTTTGAGCAAGCTGGTCAGGGAAGTTACGTGCAGTTCATCGCCCCGGGCGTGATTTCCATGAGCGTTCTTTTTATGGCGGTCTTTGGAGGAATTGAGATTATCTGGGATAGACAATTCGGGTTTCTGAAAGAGACGCTTGTCGCTCCGGTACCACGCTGGCAGATCATGCTTGGCCGCACACTCGGTGGCGCAACGGTCGCGGTCATACAGGGATTGATTATTTTTGTTATTACCATCATTGCAGGATTCCGCCCGGAAAGCTGGGCACTGCTGCCGCTGGCATTCCTGTTTATTACACTGCTCGCACTTCTTTTCACTGCCATGGGAACCGCGATTGCCTGTCTACTCGAAGACATGCAGGCCTTCCCGATCATCATGAACTTCCTCGTCATGCCGATCTTCTTCCTGAGTGGTGCCATCTTCCCGCTCAGTAACCTCCCCGGCCCCATCGCCATCCTCACCAAAATCAATCCGCTCAGTTACGGCGTCGACGGCCTGCGCGGCGCATTAACGGGTGCCCTGGAATTCAGTTACAGCTTAGATATTACGGTCCTGGTGGTTGTGACGGCCATTATCCTGGCTATCGGAACCTGGTTGTTCTCCAGAATCCAGGTCTAA
- a CDS encoding prolyl-tRNA synthetase: MRLSQLFTKTSKDSRGDASSKNADLLVRGGFIHKTMAGTYSYLPLGLKVLRHIEQIVREEMDAIGGQEILMSALSPKENWEKTNRWDHAVFEVLFHVPAANDSEYALNPTHEELVTPIAAQYVHSYRDLPFAAYQIQTKFRNELRAKSGILRGREFLMKDLYSFHTSQEDLDRYYEIVQGAYDKVFERLGLSDVTYLTYASGGTFSKYSHEYQVVLPSGEDVIYISVDAEKQGKRIAVNKEIYEAGVTVCPVTGGTEFREEKASEAANIFKLGTKFSSAFDLSFSAQDGSKNLAIMGCYGIGISRLMGIVAEAMSDDKGLMWPQNIAPAVVHIIPVAKTEDDEAFKIAADLVAQLEKAGKQVLFDDRIDASVGFKLADADLIGVPVRILVSPKTLAEQNMEVHDRTTGETKMVPLSSAKSLFA, from the coding sequence ATGCGCCTCTCTCAGCTTTTCACAAAAACATCGAAGGATTCCCGCGGTGACGCCTCCAGCAAAAATGCGGACCTGCTCGTCCGCGGTGGCTTCATCCACAAGACCATGGCTGGTACCTATTCGTATCTGCCGCTCGGGTTGAAAGTGCTTCGTCACATCGAACAGATTGTGCGCGAGGAGATGGACGCAATCGGCGGACAGGAAATTCTGATGTCCGCACTGTCGCCAAAGGAGAACTGGGAAAAGACCAACCGCTGGGACCATGCGGTGTTTGAAGTCCTGTTCCACGTTCCTGCCGCCAACGATTCCGAATATGCCCTGAATCCTACACATGAAGAACTGGTGACGCCGATTGCCGCACAGTACGTGCATTCCTACCGCGATCTGCCGTTTGCTGCGTATCAGATCCAGACCAAATTCCGGAACGAACTGCGTGCCAAGTCCGGCATTCTCCGCGGCCGCGAATTCCTGATGAAAGATCTGTATTCCTTCCACACGTCGCAGGAAGATCTGGATCGCTATTACGAGATTGTGCAGGGTGCGTACGACAAGGTATTTGAGCGTCTGGGCTTGAGTGATGTGACGTATCTGACCTATGCGTCCGGTGGGACATTTTCCAAGTATTCACATGAATATCAGGTGGTATTGCCGAGCGGTGAGGATGTAATTTACATCAGCGTGGACGCGGAAAAGCAGGGGAAGAGGATTGCAGTGAACAAAGAGATTTACGAAGCAGGTGTGACGGTGTGTCCGGTGACAGGAGGCACAGAATTCCGTGAGGAAAAAGCGTCCGAAGCAGCAAACATTTTCAAACTCGGGACCAAGTTTTCATCCGCGTTCGATCTCTCATTTAGTGCACAGGACGGTTCCAAAAATCTTGCCATCATGGGCTGTTACGGCATCGGTATCTCGCGCCTGATGGGCATTGTTGCTGAGGCAATGTCCGATGATAAAGGCCTCATGTGGCCGCAGAATATTGCTCCAGCCGTGGTGCACATTATCCCGGTTGCAAAGACCGAAGACGATGAAGCATTCAAAATTGCAGCCGATCTCGTTGCTCAGCTTGAGAAAGCGGGGAAGCAGGTCCTCTTCGATGACCGTATTGATGCATCTGTCGGATTCAAACTTGCTGATGCCGATCTGATCGGGGTGCCCGTTCGCATCCTTGTCTCACCGAAAACGCTTGCGGAGCAGAACATGGAAGTCCATGACCGCACCACCGGAGAGACGAAGATGGTGCCTCTCAGCTCAGCCAAATCCCTATTTGCGTGA
- a CDS encoding glycosyltransferase family 2 protein, producing MTNPPLITAIVLNYKTPKNTVACVRALKNQTIADKVEILVIDNHSDDDSIGIIRNRLSDMPGVRILESAENIGYGNGNAIGLKQATSPYVLIINPDNELQPDALEIMFKEMEAHPDIGIVAPKLVHEDGTIRDSARAFPTLSDTVIKRTFLARHFHNRMDRYLQRKNDPNTARDVDWVVGACMLIRHDLLAQIGGFDPRFFLFFEDMDLCRRCWNAGFRVHYLPKAIAGDRKRRLSEGNALSVLLKKTGRIHAISAIQYFWKWR from the coding sequence ATTACAAACCCTCCTCTCATAACGGCGATTGTCCTCAACTACAAAACCCCGAAAAACACGGTGGCCTGCGTGCGCGCCCTGAAGAACCAGACAATCGCGGACAAGGTGGAGATTCTGGTCATTGATAACCATTCTGATGATGACTCCATTGGCATCATCCGCAATCGCCTCAGTGATATGCCGGGCGTGCGCATTCTCGAATCCGCAGAAAATATCGGCTACGGCAACGGCAATGCGATTGGCCTGAAGCAGGCAACGAGTCCGTACGTCCTTATTATCAACCCCGATAACGAACTCCAGCCCGATGCCCTGGAGATCATGTTCAAAGAGATGGAAGCACACCCGGATATCGGCATTGTGGCGCCAAAACTGGTCCACGAGGACGGCACTATCCGCGATTCCGCCCGCGCGTTCCCCACACTTTCGGATACCGTCATCAAACGGACATTCCTCGCCAGACACTTTCATAATCGCATGGATCGCTATCTGCAGCGGAAAAATGACCCAAATACCGCCCGCGATGTCGACTGGGTGGTGGGCGCCTGCATGCTCATCAGACACGATCTTTTGGCGCAAATCGGTGGATTTGACCCGCGTTTCTTCCTCTTTTTTGAGGATATGGACCTCTGCCGCCGGTGCTGGAATGCGGGCTTCCGCGTGCATTATCTGCCCAAGGCTATTGCCGGAGACAGGAAGCGCAGACTCAGTGAAGGGAATGCTTTGTCTGTTTTACTTAAAAAAACAGGCCGTATTCATGCCATAAGTGCCATACAGTATTTCTGGAAATGGCGGTAA
- a CDS encoding divergent PAP2 family protein codes for MSLLRQYIFLTPLIVMVLSDFLKVTIEYILTGDWRSGIFRSGGMPSSHSAFVTSLLMVVGHKTGYDSVPFAISFVFACVVWYDAMSVRREVGLQAEMLNRLQKWTKFSERVGHSFLQVIAGIAFGAIVTQIGIWLS; via the coding sequence ATGTCCCTTCTCCGTCAGTACATCTTCCTCACGCCGCTCATCGTCATGGTGCTGTCGGATTTTCTGAAAGTGACCATTGAATACATTCTCACAGGTGACTGGCGTTCCGGTATTTTCCGGTCGGGCGGTATGCCAAGCAGCCACTCTGCATTCGTGACATCACTCCTGATGGTTGTCGGACACAAAACGGGGTACGACTCCGTGCCGTTTGCCATCAGCTTCGTCTTTGCCTGTGTCGTCTGGTACGACGCCATGAGCGTCCGCCGCGAGGTGGGGCTGCAGGCAGAAATGCTGAACAGACTCCAGAAATGGACAAAGTTTTCCGAGCGCGTTGGGCATTCGTTTCTGCAGGTGATTGCGGGTATCGCGTTTGGCGCGATTGTCACGCAAATAGGGATTTGGCTGAGCTGA
- a CDS encoding RNA polymerase sigma factor: protein MIIRATSNAEEDFAKAFAEYHDEIFRHCHFIVFNRELALEIMQDAFMKTWEYIAKGNDIDNVRAFLYRTASNLCFNYKRKKTEASLEALQEEGYDPPSEDERLKRDVVAEEEVMTVLKRIEEPYRTAVSMRYIQGLSPAEIAEILDESANTVSVRITRGVKQLRTLMPHG, encoded by the coding sequence ATGATTATCCGCGCTACCAGTAACGCAGAAGAAGACTTCGCCAAGGCATTCGCGGAGTACCATGATGAGATTTTCCGTCATTGCCATTTTATTGTGTTTAATCGCGAATTGGCGCTGGAAATCATGCAGGACGCCTTCATGAAGACGTGGGAATACATCGCGAAAGGCAATGATATCGACAATGTCCGGGCCTTTTTATACCGCACCGCATCCAACCTTTGCTTCAATTATAAGCGCAAGAAAACCGAAGCCTCGCTCGAAGCATTGCAGGAAGAAGGCTACGATCCCCCGTCGGAAGATGAGCGCCTGAAACGTGATGTAGTAGCGGAAGAAGAGGTTATGACAGTCCTGAAGAGGATAGAAGAGCCCTACCGCACCGCAGTCAGCATGCGCTATATCCAGGGCCTGTCCCCGGCGGAAATCGCAGAAATCCTTGATGAATCGGCCAATACGGTCTCTGTACGCATTACCAGAGGCGTGAAACAGCTGCGTACCCTCATGCCCCATGGATAA
- a CDS encoding ATP-binding cassette domain-containing protein, with translation MSPIIEAKNVTKTFKDFTAVNDISFSVEKGEIFAFLGPNGAGKTTTIKMLTTLLRPTKGEVMIDGHNPVHDQSAARRAFGIVFQDPSLDGELTAKENMELHAALYSVPRAGRAAHIQELLTFVELWDRKDSLVKEFSGGMKRRLEIARSLLHHPKVLFLDEPTIGLDPQTRNHLWDYVQKLNKEEGITVFLTTHYMEEAAKVATRIAIIDHGTIIAVGSSADLQKQTETTNLEDAFLKLTGNAIRDEAASSAQNMRDMRRAWGRH, from the coding sequence ATGTCACCTATTATAGAAGCCAAAAACGTCACGAAGACCTTTAAGGATTTTACAGCCGTGAACGATATCTCCTTCTCCGTGGAAAAAGGGGAAATATTCGCATTTCTGGGTCCAAACGGTGCCGGCAAAACCACGACTATCAAAATGCTAACGACCCTGCTTCGACCAACAAAAGGGGAAGTGATGATTGACGGGCATAATCCCGTGCATGACCAAAGTGCAGCAAGACGAGCATTCGGCATTGTATTTCAGGACCCGAGCCTGGATGGCGAGCTGACGGCCAAGGAGAACATGGAACTCCATGCAGCACTCTACAGCGTTCCACGCGCAGGCCGGGCAGCCCACATCCAGGAACTCCTCACATTCGTGGAGCTCTGGGATCGCAAAGACAGCCTCGTGAAAGAATTCTCCGGGGGAATGAAACGCCGTCTGGAGATTGCCCGCAGTTTACTGCATCACCCGAAAGTCTTATTCCTCGATGAGCCGACTATCGGACTCGATCCGCAGACCAGAAATCACCTGTGGGACTATGTGCAGAAACTCAACAAAGAAGAAGGCATCACGGTATTTTTGACCACGCACTACATGGAAGAAGCAGCCAAAGTCGCCACCCGGATTGCGATTATCGACCACGGAACAATCATTGCCGTTGGTTCCTCAGCAGATCTGCAAAAGCAGACCGAAACCACCAACCTCGAAGACGCATTCCTGAAGCTCACCGGCAACGCCATCCGTGACGAAGCGGCCAGTTCCGCCCAGAATATGCGCGACATGCGCCGCGCCTGGGGCCGTCATTAA